A window of the Salvelinus alpinus chromosome 3, SLU_Salpinus.1, whole genome shotgun sequence genome harbors these coding sequences:
- the ppp2r2d gene encoding serine/threonine-protein phosphatase 2A 55 kDa regulatory subunit B delta isoform isoform X1, which produces MLKYTFKGVGGGNDFQWCFSQVKGAIDEDVAEADIISTVEFNYSGDLLATGDKGGRVVIFQREQESKNRPHSRGEYNVYSTFQSHEPEFDYLKSLEIEEKINKIRWLPQQNAAHSLLSTNDKTIKLWKISQRDKRAEGYNLKDEDGRLRDPFRITSLRVPVLLPMDRMVEASPRRIFANAHTYHINSISVNSDHETYLSADDLRVNLWHLEITDRSFNIVDIKPANMEELTEVITAAECHPHQCNVFVYSSSKGTIRLCDMRAAALCDRQSKFFEEPEDPSSRSFFSEIISSISDVKFSHSGRYMMTRDYLSVKVWDLNMENRPVETYQVHEYLRSKLCSLYENDCIFDKFECCWNGSDSAIMTGSYNNFFRMFDRNTRRDITLEASRENSKPRAVLKARKVSTGGKRKKDEISVDSLDFNKKILHTAWHPKENVIAVAATNNLYIFQDKIN; this is translated from the exons ATGTTGAAGTACACATTTAAAG GTGTCGGAGGAGGGAACGATTTCCAATGGTGCTTCTCTCAAGTGAAGGGAGCCATAGACGAGGATGTGGCTGAAG CCGACATAATCTCAACGGTTGAGTTTAACTATTCTGGAGATCTACTAGCAACAGGAGACAAAGGAGGTCGGGTCGTCATATTCCAACGGGAACAAGAG AGTAAAAACCGTCCTCATTCCAGAGGAGAATACAATGTGTACAGCACTTTCCAGAGCCACGAACCCGAGTTTGACTATTTGAAAAGCTTAGAAATCGAggagaaaataaacaaaataagaTGGTTACCCCAACAAAACGCTGCGCACTCTCTGCTCTCAACAAACG ACAAGACCATCAAGCTGTGGAAAATCAGCCAACGGGACAAAAGAGCAGAAGGCTACAACTTGAAAGACGAGGATGGAAGACTGAGAGATCCTTTTAGAATCACGTCGTTACGG GTGCCTGTGCTGCTGCCCATGGACCGGATGGTGGAGGCTAGCCCACGGAGGATATTCGCTAACGCACACACATATCACATCAATTCCATCTCTGTAAATAGTGATCATGAAACATACCTTTCAGCCGATGATCTCAGGGTTAACCTCTGGCACTTAGAAATCACAGATAGAAGTTTTA ACATTGTAGATATAAAGCCTGCCAATATGGAGGAGCTGACAGAAGTCATCACAGCTGCAGAGTGCCATCCACACCAGTGTAATGTATTTGTGTACAGTAGCAGCAAGGGGACCATCCGCCTCTGTGACATGCGGGCTGCTGCCCTCTGTGATAGGCAAAGCAAAT TCTTCGAGGAGCCAGAGGACCCGAGCAGCCGGTCCTTCTTCTCAGAGATCATCTCCTCCATATCGGATGTGAAGTTCAGCCACAGCGGCCGGTACATGATGACCAGAGACTACCTGTCAGTCAAGGTGTGGGATCTGAACATGGAAAACCGGCCTGTGGAGACTTACCAG GTGCACGAGTACCTGCGTAGCAAGCTCTGCTCGCTGTATGAAAACGACTGCATCTTCGACAAGTTCGAGTGCTGCTGGAACGGTTCTGACAG TGCCATCATGACGGGCTCCTACAACAACTTCTTCCGGATGTTTGACCGGAACACGCGGAGGGACATCACGCTGGAGGCCTCTAGAGAGAACAGTAAACCTCGGGCCGTCCTGAAGGCCCGCAAGGTGTCCACCGGGGGCAAGAGGAAGAAGGACGAGATCAGCGTAGACAGTCTGGACTTCAACAAGAAGATCTTACACACCGCCTGGCACCCAAAGGAGAACGTCATCGCTGTCGCCGCCACCAACAACCTCTACATATTCCAGGACAAGATCAACTAA
- the ppp2r2d gene encoding serine/threonine-protein phosphatase 2A 55 kDa regulatory subunit B delta isoform isoform X2 gives MAGVGGGNDFQWCFSQVKGAIDEDVAEADIISTVEFNYSGDLLATGDKGGRVVIFQREQESKNRPHSRGEYNVYSTFQSHEPEFDYLKSLEIEEKINKIRWLPQQNAAHSLLSTNDKTIKLWKISQRDKRAEGYNLKDEDGRLRDPFRITSLRVPVLLPMDRMVEASPRRIFANAHTYHINSISVNSDHETYLSADDLRVNLWHLEITDRSFNIVDIKPANMEELTEVITAAECHPHQCNVFVYSSSKGTIRLCDMRAAALCDRQSKFFEEPEDPSSRSFFSEIISSISDVKFSHSGRYMMTRDYLSVKVWDLNMENRPVETYQVHEYLRSKLCSLYENDCIFDKFECCWNGSDSAIMTGSYNNFFRMFDRNTRRDITLEASRENSKPRAVLKARKVSTGGKRKKDEISVDSLDFNKKILHTAWHPKENVIAVAATNNLYIFQDKIN, from the exons ATGGCAG GTGTCGGAGGAGGGAACGATTTCCAATGGTGCTTCTCTCAAGTGAAGGGAGCCATAGACGAGGATGTGGCTGAAG CCGACATAATCTCAACGGTTGAGTTTAACTATTCTGGAGATCTACTAGCAACAGGAGACAAAGGAGGTCGGGTCGTCATATTCCAACGGGAACAAGAG AGTAAAAACCGTCCTCATTCCAGAGGAGAATACAATGTGTACAGCACTTTCCAGAGCCACGAACCCGAGTTTGACTATTTGAAAAGCTTAGAAATCGAggagaaaataaacaaaataagaTGGTTACCCCAACAAAACGCTGCGCACTCTCTGCTCTCAACAAACG ACAAGACCATCAAGCTGTGGAAAATCAGCCAACGGGACAAAAGAGCAGAAGGCTACAACTTGAAAGACGAGGATGGAAGACTGAGAGATCCTTTTAGAATCACGTCGTTACGG GTGCCTGTGCTGCTGCCCATGGACCGGATGGTGGAGGCTAGCCCACGGAGGATATTCGCTAACGCACACACATATCACATCAATTCCATCTCTGTAAATAGTGATCATGAAACATACCTTTCAGCCGATGATCTCAGGGTTAACCTCTGGCACTTAGAAATCACAGATAGAAGTTTTA ACATTGTAGATATAAAGCCTGCCAATATGGAGGAGCTGACAGAAGTCATCACAGCTGCAGAGTGCCATCCACACCAGTGTAATGTATTTGTGTACAGTAGCAGCAAGGGGACCATCCGCCTCTGTGACATGCGGGCTGCTGCCCTCTGTGATAGGCAAAGCAAAT TCTTCGAGGAGCCAGAGGACCCGAGCAGCCGGTCCTTCTTCTCAGAGATCATCTCCTCCATATCGGATGTGAAGTTCAGCCACAGCGGCCGGTACATGATGACCAGAGACTACCTGTCAGTCAAGGTGTGGGATCTGAACATGGAAAACCGGCCTGTGGAGACTTACCAG GTGCACGAGTACCTGCGTAGCAAGCTCTGCTCGCTGTATGAAAACGACTGCATCTTCGACAAGTTCGAGTGCTGCTGGAACGGTTCTGACAG TGCCATCATGACGGGCTCCTACAACAACTTCTTCCGGATGTTTGACCGGAACACGCGGAGGGACATCACGCTGGAGGCCTCTAGAGAGAACAGTAAACCTCGGGCCGTCCTGAAGGCCCGCAAGGTGTCCACCGGGGGCAAGAGGAAGAAGGACGAGATCAGCGTAGACAGTCTGGACTTCAACAAGAAGATCTTACACACCGCCTGGCACCCAAAGGAGAACGTCATCGCTGTCGCCGCCACCAACAACCTCTACATATTCCAGGACAAGATCAACTAA